The following proteins are co-located in the Desmospora profundinema genome:
- the nadE gene encoding ammonia-dependent NAD(+) synthetase, translated as MRPLQKEIIDELHVRSSIDPEQEVRMRVQFIKEYLRHTRAKGLVLGISGGQDSSLAGRLCQLAVEELRRETGEAYRFIAMRLPYGVQQDEADAQRALRFIQPDETLTVNIQEAVEATVNAFQAATDELLSDFVKGNAKARERMKSQYAVAGAYHLLVVGTDHAAEAVTGFFTKFGDGACDLIPLFGLNKRQGKECLRHLGAETAIYEKVPTADLLDDRPGQADEAELGLTYPVIDDYLEGKEVDPEAAQQIEDKFLSTRHKRTVPVSPFDAWWKV; from the coding sequence ATGAGACCCCTACAAAAGGAAATCATCGACGAACTGCACGTTCGTTCGTCCATCGACCCGGAACAAGAGGTGCGGATGCGCGTCCAATTCATCAAAGAATACTTGCGTCACACCCGTGCCAAGGGATTGGTTCTGGGAATCTCCGGGGGGCAAGATTCCAGCCTCGCCGGGCGCCTCTGCCAATTGGCCGTGGAAGAGCTTCGTCGTGAAACCGGGGAAGCATACCGTTTTATCGCCATGCGCCTTCCCTACGGCGTCCAGCAAGATGAAGCGGACGCACAACGGGCACTCCGCTTTATCCAACCGGACGAAACGCTGACCGTTAATATTCAGGAAGCGGTAGAAGCCACCGTGAACGCTTTCCAAGCAGCCACCGATGAACTCTTATCCGATTTCGTCAAGGGGAACGCCAAAGCGCGGGAGCGCATGAAGTCCCAATACGCCGTCGCCGGTGCCTATCATCTGCTGGTGGTGGGAACCGACCATGCTGCTGAAGCCGTCACCGGCTTTTTCACCAAATTCGGGGATGGGGCCTGCGACCTGATTCCCCTGTTTGGCCTCAATAAGCGGCAGGGCAAGGAATGCTTGCGACATCTGGGTGCCGAAACGGCCATTTACGAAAAAGTGCCGACCGCCGATCTGTTGGATGACCGTCCCGGTCAGGCCGATGAGGCGGAGCTGGGCTTAACGTATCCCGTCATCGACGATTATCTGGAAGGAAAAGAGGTGGACCCGGAAGCGGCTCAACAAATTGAAGACAAATTCCTGTCCACCCGCCACAAGCGAACCGTTCCCGTCTCCCCGTTTGACGCCTGGTGGAAAGTATAA
- the fdhD gene encoding formate dehydrogenase accessory sulfurtransferase FdhD, which produces MHTTPLFSSSSRRRIEEVHPDFRKHRMDEVTVEEPLEIRLLPSQAPEAVPLAVTMRTPGHDYELAAGFLWTEGILENPAQIHRIYYCRNPREPQYFNIVQVALQQDVAMDWKRFTRHFYQTSSCGICGKASLEAIRVRGVAPVKRTFQISPSVIRSLPEALRREQTAFDRTGGLHAAAWFDCEGSLLALREDVGRHNAVDKLLGSLFLSGAPLHDGILMVSGRASFEIMQKAAVAGVAMVAAVSAPSSLACDLAREFGITLIGFMRKDRFNIYTGGERVEEER; this is translated from the coding sequence ATGCACACCACACCCCTTTTCTCCTCGTCGTCGCGTCGCAGGATTGAGGAGGTTCACCCCGACTTTCGGAAGCATCGGATGGATGAGGTAACGGTGGAAGAACCTCTGGAGATTCGCCTTCTCCCCTCTCAGGCTCCGGAAGCGGTGCCGCTGGCTGTCACCATGCGCACTCCCGGCCACGACTACGAGCTGGCCGCCGGTTTTTTGTGGACGGAAGGCATCCTGGAGAATCCCGCGCAGATTCACCGTATTTACTACTGCCGCAATCCCCGCGAACCCCAGTATTTTAATATCGTTCAGGTGGCACTCCAGCAGGATGTTGCAATGGATTGGAAGCGCTTTACCCGTCATTTTTACCAAACATCCAGCTGCGGCATCTGCGGAAAGGCCTCCTTGGAAGCGATCCGCGTGCGGGGAGTGGCACCCGTAAAGCGGACCTTCCAGATCTCACCCTCGGTGATCCGATCCCTGCCGGAGGCGTTGAGGCGGGAACAAACCGCCTTTGACCGCACCGGGGGACTGCACGCCGCCGCCTGGTTCGACTGCGAGGGCAGCCTCCTGGCATTGCGGGAGGATGTGGGTCGACACAACGCTGTGGATAAATTGCTGGGGAGTTTATTCCTATCCGGCGCGCCGCTGCATGACGGGATTCTCATGGTGAGCGGGCGAGCCAGTTTTGAAATTATGCAAAAAGCGGCGGTGGCCGGAGTAGCAATGGTGGCGGCGGTGTCCGCCCCCTCTAGCCTGGCCTGCGACTTGGCGCGGGAATTCGGGATCACGTTGATCGGCTTTATGCGGAAAGACCGGTTCAATATATACACCGGCGGTGAACGAGTGGAAGAGGAACGTTGA
- a CDS encoding FdhF/YdeP family oxidoreductase: protein MEQKRKKGWDSTSWASLTPFGMGETKPHHFKEMIRVAWENRDQLGYAWRILNQGCCDGCALGTTGMKDWTLPGTHLCMVRLNLLRMNTMPALDGEMLTDLNQLKELNSRDMREWGRLPYPMLRRKGDAGFHRISWDKALNLAADQIRKTIPERLAFYLTSRGIGNEVYFAANKAARFLGTNHIDNAARICHAPSTVALTRSTGVGATTLSYTDWIGTDLLILVGSNLANNQPVATKYIYHAKKAGTKVVVVNPYEEEGLKRYWVPSVTESALFGTKLTDDFYSVSIGGDAAFFNGVLKHLIETKRVDRPFIDGHTRNFDEVERHVTHLSWEELERSAGTTRKEMIRFANQYADADTSITVWSMGVTQHSHGTDNVQSLVNLALAMGRIGRPHTGLNPIRGHSGVQGGAEMGAVPNAYGMGLPVESESADHLKQLWGFTPPTQPGLKAGAMIQAAYEGNLDTMMVIGGNFLETLPDPLIVREALARIPHRIHQDIVLSPQMLVEPEAEDGWVLILPAATRYETPGGITETSTERRVIFSPEIPGPRIEEARPEWWIPVEIAKRVYPERASLIHYEDPAAIRADIARTIPAYDGIQHLKKQGDQFQWGGVRLCEDGNFATDDGRARFYRASLPHTDIPEGMFRVGTRRGKQFNSMLWGEHDPLTDSVREDVFISPADADSLRLADGDPVLLRSSFGEMKGRIKRVPIQPRNLQVHWPEGNALIPFGRFDRLSGEPDYHTIAELIPLKASSGMEAAAGRA, encoded by the coding sequence ATGGAACAAAAACGGAAAAAGGGATGGGATTCCACCAGCTGGGCTTCTCTTACCCCTTTTGGGATGGGAGAGACAAAACCCCACCATTTCAAAGAAATGATCCGGGTCGCCTGGGAAAATCGCGACCAACTGGGATACGCCTGGCGAATCCTCAACCAGGGATGCTGTGACGGATGCGCCTTGGGGACGACAGGAATGAAAGATTGGACCTTGCCGGGCACTCACTTGTGCATGGTCCGGCTGAACCTATTGCGGATGAACACCATGCCCGCCTTGGACGGCGAAATGCTTACCGACCTCAATCAGTTGAAGGAGCTGAACAGTCGGGACATGCGGGAATGGGGCCGCCTTCCGTATCCCATGCTGCGCCGCAAAGGGGATGCTGGTTTCCATCGAATTTCCTGGGATAAGGCGCTGAATCTGGCAGCGGATCAAATCCGGAAAACGATTCCGGAACGGCTGGCGTTTTACCTGACTTCCCGCGGGATCGGCAACGAGGTGTACTTTGCCGCCAACAAAGCGGCCCGCTTCCTGGGAACCAACCATATCGACAACGCTGCCCGCATCTGTCATGCTCCCAGCACCGTCGCCCTGACCCGATCCACCGGTGTCGGTGCCACTACACTCTCTTATACGGACTGGATCGGAACCGACCTGTTGATTCTGGTAGGTTCCAATTTGGCCAACAACCAACCCGTCGCCACCAAATACATCTACCACGCGAAAAAAGCCGGCACCAAAGTGGTGGTGGTTAATCCCTATGAAGAAGAGGGGCTAAAACGATACTGGGTTCCCTCTGTGACTGAAAGTGCCCTATTCGGAACAAAACTGACCGATGATTTCTACTCTGTCTCCATCGGCGGAGATGCGGCGTTTTTTAATGGCGTCCTGAAACACCTGATCGAAACGAAACGAGTGGATCGTCCGTTCATCGACGGCCATACCCGGAATTTCGATGAAGTGGAGCGTCATGTCACCCATCTGTCATGGGAGGAACTGGAGCGCTCCGCCGGTACCACCCGGAAAGAAATGATTCGATTTGCAAATCAATATGCCGATGCCGACACTTCCATCACGGTCTGGAGCATGGGAGTGACCCAGCACAGTCACGGTACAGACAATGTACAGAGCCTGGTCAATTTAGCGTTGGCCATGGGGCGCATCGGACGCCCCCACACCGGCCTTAACCCGATACGCGGCCACTCGGGGGTACAAGGCGGTGCCGAGATGGGAGCAGTCCCCAACGCCTACGGCATGGGGCTGCCCGTTGAATCGGAATCTGCCGACCATCTGAAGCAGCTGTGGGGGTTCACTCCGCCGACCCAGCCGGGATTAAAGGCGGGGGCCATGATCCAAGCCGCCTATGAAGGAAATTTGGACACGATGATGGTAATCGGGGGAAACTTCCTGGAAACCTTGCCGGATCCGCTGATTGTCCGGGAGGCATTGGCCCGCATTCCGCACCGTATCCATCAGGACATCGTTCTCAGTCCTCAGATGCTGGTGGAACCGGAGGCAGAAGATGGCTGGGTGCTCATCCTGCCCGCGGCCACCCGTTATGAAACACCCGGCGGAATCACGGAAACATCCACCGAGCGGCGGGTCATTTTCAGTCCGGAGATACCAGGACCCCGTATCGAAGAGGCACGACCCGAATGGTGGATACCAGTAGAGATCGCCAAACGCGTATACCCGGAGCGGGCTTCTCTCATTCATTATGAGGATCCCGCTGCCATCCGGGCAGACATTGCCCGCACCATCCCCGCTTATGACGGTATTCAGCACCTGAAGAAACAGGGGGACCAGTTTCAATGGGGGGGCGTCCGATTATGCGAAGACGGAAACTTCGCCACCGATGACGGACGGGCTCGCTTTTACCGGGCGTCGCTGCCCCATACGGATATTCCGGAGGGAATGTTTCGAGTCGGTACCCGGCGGGGCAAACAGTTTAACAGCATGTTGTGGGGGGAACACGATCCCCTCACCGATTCGGTACGGGAAGATGTGTTCATCTCCCCAGCTGATGCCGATTCACTCCGTTTGGCGGACGGCGATCCGGTTTTGTTGCGCTCTTCCTTTGGCGAGATGAAGGGACGGATTAAACGGGTGCCCATTCAGCCCCGTAACCTTCAGGTCCACTGGCCGGAGGGAAACGCGCTCATTCCCTTCGGCCGCTTCGACCGGCTGAGCGGGGAACCCGATTATCACACCATCGCCGAGTTGATCCCATTGAAAGCCTCCAGTGGAATGGAAGCTGCCGCGGGGCGGGCGTAA
- the sigB gene encoding RNA polymerase sigma factor SigB: protein MSTRPQKRNLTDGEILEMIRLYQEEGDEAVQAKLVEHYTSLVETMASKFSRGSEPFEDLTQVGMLGLLAALKRYDPTYGRSFEGFAVPTIVGEIKRYIRDKTWSVHVPRRIKELGPRIKKAVEELTTRFQRSPHVDEIAEYLEVSPEEVLETMEMGRSYNAVSVDSPIEANSDGSHVTLLDLVGHADHGYEQVDRQMLLERAFQVLTDRERDIIQMTFFDNMSQKQAGEHLGISQMHVSRLQRRALRKLREAIRMEPTEII from the coding sequence ATGTCGACTCGCCCGCAGAAACGCAATCTCACCGATGGTGAAATCCTTGAAATGATCCGTCTCTATCAGGAGGAGGGGGACGAAGCCGTTCAAGCGAAATTGGTGGAACATTACACCTCCTTGGTAGAGACGATGGCTTCTAAATTTTCCAGGGGGAGCGAACCTTTCGAAGATTTAACCCAAGTAGGGATGCTCGGTCTTCTTGCCGCCCTGAAACGGTATGATCCCACTTATGGACGCAGCTTTGAAGGATTTGCCGTTCCGACGATTGTAGGGGAGATCAAGCGTTACATCCGTGACAAGACGTGGAGCGTCCATGTACCCCGCCGTATTAAGGAGCTTGGCCCCCGTATCAAAAAAGCGGTGGAGGAATTGACTACCCGCTTTCAACGTTCTCCCCATGTGGATGAAATCGCGGAATACCTGGAAGTCAGTCCGGAGGAAGTCTTGGAAACGATGGAAATGGGCCGCAGCTACAATGCGGTCTCGGTCGACAGCCCGATCGAAGCCAACAGTGACGGCAGCCATGTGACGTTGTTGGACTTGGTGGGCCATGCGGATCACGGCTACGAACAAGTGGACCGGCAGATGCTGTTGGAACGGGCCTTCCAAGTGCTTACAGACCGGGAACGGGACATCATCCAGATGACCTTCTTCGACAATATGAGCCAAAAACAGGCGGGTGAACACCTGGGAATCTCCCAGATGCACGTCTCCCGCTTGCAGCGACGGGCTCTGCGCAAGTTGCGGGAGGCGATCCGAATGGAGCCGACCGAAATCATTTAA
- the rsbW gene encoding anti-sigma B factor RsbW yields MVHSSDRIELAIPAKAQYVGVVRLTVSGIANRMGFDYDEIEDMKLAVAEACTNAVDHAYSGKAGNIVIQFRIYRDRLEVMVKDEGNSFDIDCVKRRSGPIDSRLPLTAMRERGLGLHLMETLMDRVEINGSQGVVVTLTKFIRRDEVDQDVDSPAETQSHRW; encoded by the coding sequence GTGGTGCATTCCAGCGATCGAATCGAATTGGCCATCCCCGCGAAAGCCCAGTATGTGGGTGTGGTCCGTTTGACCGTTTCCGGCATCGCCAACCGGATGGGCTTTGATTATGATGAGATTGAGGATATGAAGTTAGCCGTCGCGGAAGCCTGCACCAATGCGGTGGATCACGCATATTCCGGCAAAGCCGGCAATATTGTGATCCAGTTTCGGATCTATCGTGATCGGCTGGAAGTGATGGTGAAAGACGAGGGCAACAGTTTTGACATCGATTGCGTCAAACGTCGCTCCGGCCCGATTGACTCCCGGCTGCCGCTGACCGCGATGCGAGAAAGGGGGCTGGGTCTACATTTGATGGAAACCCTGATGGACCGTGTGGAAATTAACGGCAGTCAAGGGGTGGTTGTGACGCTCACCAAGTTTATTCGAAGGGACGAGGTGGATCAAGATGTCGACTCGCCCGCAGAAACGCAATCTCACCGATGGTGA
- a CDS encoding anti-sigma factor antagonist has protein sequence MNVSIQERTQKANVTTLVVSGEVDAYTAPQLREKLMPLCKADREIHLDLSQVDYMDSTGLGVLIGAYKSLRAQNGRLVLTGISPRLNRLLQITNLTEIIDIEDGV, from the coding sequence ATGAATGTATCGATACAAGAACGGACTCAAAAAGCGAATGTGACCACGTTGGTCGTGTCGGGGGAAGTGGACGCGTATACTGCGCCGCAGCTGCGGGAAAAACTGATGCCTTTGTGCAAGGCTGACCGCGAGATTCATCTGGATCTGTCCCAAGTCGATTATATGGACAGCACCGGATTGGGCGTTCTGATCGGTGCATATAAGTCCCTGCGTGCTCAAAACGGCCGTCTGGTGTTGACGGGGATCAGTCCACGCTTGAATCGACTGCTGCAAATCACCAACTTGACCGAGATCATAGATATTGAAGACGGAGTGTAA
- a CDS encoding PP2C family protein-serine/threonine phosphatase, with product MQEQIIQQYRELLTSYLRDKSEDHLYEAQQMSKWMMEQKIPPEEMVSYHAEAVKNELPELPSAVRDSFDMLIEMMIGYGISLREHESLRTRQKELEYEIEVAVGMQQTLLPDALPCLPGLEVGVISVPAQRMSGDYYNFVDHGCGAVGIALSDIIGKGIPAALCMSMIKYAMDQLEQPLSPSDILRRLNIVVERNVDPSMFITMVYGVYDIHHHQFRYAAAGHEPGFYYHAATGEFRDMTTRGLVLGVTKEISYEEYELQLDPGDAVILFSDGVTEARIKGRFLGRERFKELIASNIHLPAQQGVEAMYQDLYEQANHEQKDDQTILMIRRSS from the coding sequence ATGCAAGAACAGATTATTCAACAGTATCGGGAGTTGCTCACCTCTTACCTACGGGACAAGAGTGAAGATCATCTGTATGAGGCGCAACAGATGAGCAAGTGGATGATGGAACAGAAAATCCCCCCGGAAGAGATGGTCAGCTACCACGCCGAAGCGGTGAAAAATGAGTTGCCGGAACTTCCCTCCGCCGTTCGCGACTCGTTTGATATGCTGATCGAAATGATGATCGGCTACGGGATCTCTTTGCGCGAGCACGAGAGTTTGCGGACCCGGCAAAAGGAATTGGAATATGAAATCGAAGTGGCAGTGGGCATGCAGCAGACACTGTTGCCGGATGCTCTGCCTTGTTTGCCGGGATTGGAGGTTGGGGTGATCAGTGTTCCCGCCCAACGAATGAGTGGGGATTATTATAATTTTGTGGATCACGGATGCGGGGCTGTGGGCATCGCTCTCTCGGATATTATCGGAAAAGGGATCCCGGCCGCCTTGTGCATGTCCATGATCAAATATGCCATGGATCAACTGGAACAGCCACTGAGTCCCTCGGACATTTTACGCCGTTTGAACATCGTGGTGGAACGGAATGTGGATCCAAGCATGTTCATTACCATGGTATATGGGGTATATGATATTCATCACCATCAGTTTCGTTATGCGGCTGCCGGACATGAGCCCGGATTTTATTACCACGCCGCTACCGGGGAATTTCGCGATATGACCACCCGGGGACTGGTTCTGGGAGTGACGAAGGAGATTTCCTATGAGGAGTACGAACTCCAATTGGATCCGGGTGATGCGGTCATTTTGTTTTCGGACGGAGTGACGGAAGCCCGTATCAAAGGTCGCTTTTTGGGGCGGGAACGCTTCAAGGAGCTGATCGCTTCGAATATTCACCTGCCCGCCCAGCAAGGAGTGGAAGCGATGTATCAGGATCTTTACGAACAAGCCAACCATGAGCAGAAAGACGATCAGACCATCCTGATGATCCGACGTTCGTCCTGA
- a CDS encoding type II toxin-antitoxin system PemK/MazF family toxin translates to MIVKRGDVYFADLSPVVGSEQGGVRPVLVIQNNIGNRFSPTVIIAAITAQIQKAKLPTHVEIDAKSYGFDRDSVILLEQIRTIDKQRLTDKITHLDEEMMSRVNEALNISLGLIDF, encoded by the coding sequence TTGATTGTGAAGCGTGGCGATGTATACTTTGCCGATCTTTCGCCAGTGGTCGGATCAGAACAAGGTGGGGTTCGGCCTGTTTTGGTGATTCAAAACAACATCGGGAACCGGTTCAGCCCCACTGTCATCATCGCCGCGATCACCGCTCAGATCCAGAAGGCGAAACTCCCTACTCATGTCGAAATCGACGCGAAATCCTATGGGTTTGACCGGGACTCCGTCATCCTATTAGAACAGATTCGAACGATTGACAAGCAGCGTCTTACAGATAAAATCACCCATCTGGATGAGGAAATGATGAGTCGGGTGAACGAGGCGCTCAATATCAGTTTGGGACTTATCGATTTCTAA
- a CDS encoding CopG family ribbon-helix-helix protein, protein MISLPQHLLQEVDGLVEKENSNRSEFVRQAMKLYLHERKKRLIREMMQQGYMEMAKINLNIASEAFEAEEEADDTTIRLVSGV, encoded by the coding sequence ATGATTAGCCTGCCTCAGCATTTGCTCCAGGAAGTAGACGGGTTGGTGGAGAAGGAGAATTCCAATCGCAGCGAGTTTGTCCGTCAAGCGATGAAATTGTACCTCCATGAACGGAAAAAACGGCTGATCCGGGAAATGATGCAACAAGGTTATATGGAAATGGCTAAGATCAATCTAAATATTGCTTCCGAAGCGTTTGAAGCGGAAGAAGAGGCTGACGACACGACGATTCGACTGGTTAGTGGGGTGTAA
- the alr gene encoding alanine racemase, with the protein MVHEGYRDTVVEVDLDAIAHNVKEFLQWLTPGVRLMVAVKGDAYGHGAIRVSQAALEAGATDLAVAFLDEAIELREAGIQAPILILGHTPPRGLEQALELDTALTVSDGETMAAIAEIARRHNRTARVHVKVDTGMGRLGLWPDEAIALIEQWVDRSGVVIEGVFTHFATADEPDKTYAKDQHYRLMEVVNRLGEKGIKIPLIHCANSAAAIDLPEYSHGMVRVGISMYGYYPSPDVNRVAVKLQPALTLKTKITRLACPEEGMGISYGKTRVVDGTRWIATLPVGYADGYSRLLSNKGVALVQGKRVPVVGRVCMDQTMLDVTDAMPVKTGDEVVLYGRQGEEAVTVDQVATLLGTISYEITCMLDRRIPRIYTRSGNRVSIRNLLLDPSQKLL; encoded by the coding sequence GTGGTTCATGAAGGATACCGAGATACGGTGGTGGAGGTGGATTTAGATGCCATCGCCCACAATGTGAAGGAGTTTCTACAGTGGTTGACACCCGGAGTGCGCCTGATGGTGGCAGTGAAAGGGGATGCCTACGGACACGGGGCGATTCGGGTCTCGCAAGCTGCCCTGGAAGCGGGGGCGACCGATCTGGCCGTGGCTTTCCTGGATGAAGCGATCGAACTTCGGGAAGCGGGCATTCAGGCACCCATCCTGATCCTGGGTCACACTCCGCCGCGGGGATTGGAACAGGCATTGGAGTTGGATACGGCTCTTACCGTGTCCGATGGCGAAACCATGGCGGCGATTGCGGAGATCGCCCGTCGCCATAACCGGACAGCCCGTGTTCATGTCAAGGTGGATACAGGAATGGGCCGGTTGGGATTGTGGCCGGATGAGGCGATAGCTCTCATCGAGCAATGGGTGGATCGTTCCGGGGTGGTGATCGAGGGGGTATTCACCCACTTTGCCACTGCCGATGAACCGGATAAAACCTATGCCAAGGATCAACATTACCGCTTGATGGAGGTGGTGAACCGGCTGGGGGAAAAGGGGATCAAGATCCCGTTGATTCATTGTGCCAACAGCGCTGCGGCCATTGATCTGCCGGAGTATTCTCATGGGATGGTCCGGGTGGGGATCAGCATGTACGGATATTATCCTTCCCCTGATGTGAACCGGGTGGCGGTCAAACTTCAACCCGCCCTTACCTTAAAAACGAAGATTACACGGCTGGCTTGTCCGGAAGAGGGGATGGGGATCAGCTACGGCAAGACACGGGTGGTGGACGGTACTCGCTGGATCGCCACTCTTCCCGTCGGGTATGCCGATGGATACAGCCGATTATTGTCCAATAAAGGGGTAGCATTGGTCCAAGGGAAGCGGGTGCCGGTGGTGGGCCGGGTTTGCATGGATCAGACGATGTTGGATGTGACCGATGCAATGCCGGTGAAAACGGGAGATGAGGTGGTTCTTTACGGTCGGCAAGGAGAGGAAGCGGTGACCGTAGATCAAGTCGCCACTTTGCTCGGTACGATTTCCTATGAGATCACTTGTATGTTGGACCGGCGCATCCCGCGGATTTATACACGTTCCGGCAATCGTGTCAGCATCCGAAATTTGTTGTTGGATCCATCGCAAAAACTTCTCTGA
- a CDS encoding oxidoreductase has translation MDPIRVGIIGYGLAGSVFHAPLVESVPGFTWMAAVTANRGEEVVRNHPHVRVESDPEALFADPSVDLVVVASPNETHFSLAKRALLAGKHVVVDKPFVIRSEEGDELNRLALDRGRVLSAFHNRRWDNDFLTLRSCMEAGRMGEVHTYHARWDRFRPQVRDRWRERDEPGAGTLYDLGSHLIDQALCLFGMPDTVTADLFPQRWGAQVPDYFYLTLAYGKRRRVVLSGGSMVAEPGPRFEVHGERGSFIKWGLDGQEEDLKKGRRPKDPGWGEEDPHFYATLVVEDGRRISERVPTLRGSYESYYEGVRNAIRGHAPVPVTADEATQVIRVIERAVESAALGRTVDW, from the coding sequence ATGGATCCCATACGCGTCGGCATCATCGGGTACGGATTGGCAGGGTCCGTGTTTCATGCCCCATTGGTAGAGTCGGTTCCAGGGTTTACATGGATGGCGGCAGTAACAGCCAACAGAGGGGAAGAAGTGGTTCGGAATCATCCCCATGTCCGGGTGGAATCCGATCCGGAGGCATTGTTTGCCGACCCAAGTGTAGACCTGGTAGTGGTGGCATCTCCTAATGAGACTCATTTTTCCCTGGCAAAGCGGGCGCTTTTGGCTGGTAAGCACGTGGTGGTGGACAAACCCTTCGTCATCCGCTCGGAGGAAGGGGACGAGTTGAACCGACTGGCCCTGGACAGGGGGCGGGTTCTGAGCGCTTTTCACAACCGACGGTGGGATAACGACTTTCTTACCTTGCGGTCGTGTATGGAGGCAGGGCGCATGGGAGAGGTGCATACCTACCATGCTCGTTGGGACCGCTTCCGCCCGCAGGTGCGGGACCGCTGGCGTGAACGGGACGAACCGGGAGCCGGAACGCTGTATGATTTGGGTTCCCACTTGATCGACCAAGCCTTGTGCCTGTTTGGAATGCCGGATACCGTGACGGCCGACCTGTTTCCCCAGCGATGGGGAGCACAGGTGCCGGATTATTTTTATCTTACGTTGGCATACGGAAAGCGGAGGCGGGTGGTGCTGAGCGGCGGCTCGATGGTGGCAGAGCCGGGCCCCCGTTTTGAGGTGCACGGGGAGAGAGGAAGCTTCATCAAATGGGGGCTGGACGGTCAGGAAGAGGATTTGAAAAAAGGGAGGCGACCGAAAGATCCAGGTTGGGGAGAAGAGGATCCGCACTTTTACGCCACTCTTGTTGTGGAAGACGGTCGAAGGATTTCTGAGCGGGTGCCCACCCTGCGCGGCTCCTACGAGTCCTATTATGAAGGGGTAAGGAATGCCATCCGTGGCCATGCCCCCGTCCCTGTGACCGCGGACGAGGCGACGCAGGTGATCCGGGTCATTGAGCGGGCGGTGGAAAGTGCAGCCCTGGGACGGACAGTGGACTGGTGA